Proteins from a genomic interval of Zingiber officinale cultivar Zhangliang chromosome 2A, Zo_v1.1, whole genome shotgun sequence:
- the LOC122042567 gene encoding nuclear pore complex protein NUP1-like isoform X1 yields the protein MEMRPYGGGIGGKLRRKPLRKVAKTPYDRPATSVSGIRDPEEGSWLGRLVNSVSRLFSSVLPKRLSARPVQGVPVIGGTSLSQSAQVTGAISHELSGELPENKINNQNIAANNPADNTILEFEQFIKQKSFTRAQCEHLISILQSRIVDSDSKKSGASGMKNDDVVVPLRATISHQESIPDDHTVPSVELAREYMRFKISNASPLHQNLQNHMFHENKQVQSNSNSAKKFSLNGQKPPILSHVSAEIPENKYFTPGSVRTSGIYKMAGSSYVKGEGSSKDGYVGSLSLKTSGTNQNVGQVLKRRNSTLYDKFRSTCPIRRVRQKLGLNSSKRIIHSVLPGNVELCTSTVFKKDFQDNPSPNQRLNCLDGHEESIFKKRSSCDIAPALAQSTKMENQIFQHLHELAPSPKRKSPKLEDNPLDVTIADGFINSLSHNQEGVGVLEEDASTSSGVKSINATNDINLVPGAATIHGNNAVDAGISNCKAISGNHKPSFQKRESEDKVMDPSSQLKHEDESNISQHKAIPSTRTEGSPPTVLANFPSTSVFSKASDLKPSIDSVAKYSKGFTFPSMPSSLTSQPPPTPTMPRPLVQKLVTQKEHGMTPSFTSASMGAKRALFSLPTTKDNSHASMLENGTRLSNNSTSYVAGIFSTIPTLDFGSTSLIISSTLASQPLNVVNDTNLEGKPHNESPVNSNSSSHDNTTLFNFGSKSSASAAVSQFPGTDSGSVLAATSLPNSAVGSTAASSLPPDSRNPSSLAAKTLSDGSNNLNFISSKSNKLDSLYQDNSANSLSSVNVTGFGGTRATQVESPTSQNSTSASLFQLTYGNKVNSGFDMATSTGPSMGNSSAAVSSLFPSARGSQSAFSPTLLGASDHKFNFSSTKFDNLALSDLHNGGKTSPLATPPGFAGNLSTQVESGSYDSLASQVQSTSGHRADGCAVSAAPSISSFAITSSLASSLFLHASGSQPTVAPTTISGPSNNLFSFISKPRDTGSSILDDSQQSFPGVIVTGFGRTPPTQVQSGTSLISSSLTSQPQSFIPSSTMGMDISSSSSLGSSFFGTVCNPFISSSSFPMDAVFSSPCTAAAATTFPLATVSNLFGLNSKPPTLPTSGLFVSSASSQNSGFPFSTPFIFNSSSNLASSFSSAASTSSVFSRHPTFGLQNSAAGTSTAGDNAMSIEETGDNNQLADSMFQHLGQPGTSPAGPVFSVPAVQPASPVSQFAGQQNFPSPVPPKFQPSGSVEFPQGGSFAFGSGGGGVDKSSRRIIRVRKDKMRKK from the exons ATGGAGATGCGGCCATACGGGGGCGGGATCGGAGGGAAGCTTCGCCGGAAGCCGCTCCGTAAGGTGGCGAAAACGCCATACGACCGACCGGCGACCTCCGTCTCCGGCATCAGGGATCCCGAGGAGGGAAGCTGGCTGGGGAGGCTCGTCAATAGCGTGTCCAGACTCTTCTCCTCGGTGTTGCCCAAACGTCTTTCTGCGAGGCCGGTCCAGGGAGTTCCAGTTATAG GTGGGACCTCTTTGTCTCAATCTGCACAAGTTACTGGAGCAATTTCTCAT GAGCTCTCAGGTGAACTACCAGAAAATAAAATCAACAACCAAAACATTGCAGCAAATAATCCTGCAGACAATACAATTTTGGAATTTGAACAATTTATTAAGCAGAAAAGCTTCACAAG AGCTCAATGTGAGCATTTGATAAGTATACTGCAGTCAAGAATTGTTGATTCAGATTCGAAGAAATCTGGAGCAAGTGGCATGAAAAATGATGACGTAGTTGTTCCTCTGCGAGCAACAATATCTCACCAGGAATCT ATTCCTGATGATCATACTGTTCCATCAGTCGAACTTGCAAGAGAATATATGCGCTTCAAGATCTCAAATGCATCTCCTTTGCATCAAAATTTGCAGAACCATATGTTTCATGAGAATAAACAAGTGCAAAGTAATTCAAATTCAGCAAAAAAGTTCAGCCTTAATGGTCAAAAGCCTCCCATTCTATCTCATGTATCTGCTGAGATTCCTGAAAATAAGTATTTCACTCCAGGATCTGTTCGAACATCTGGAATCTATAAAATGGCAGGGTCTTCTTATGTTAAG GGTGAGGGATCTTCCAAAGATGGTTATGTTGGGTCCTTGTCTCTTAAGACATCAGGCACCAATCAAAATGTGGGACAG GTGTTGAAACGAAGAAATTCAACATTGTACGATAAatttcgatcaacttgtcccatacgAAGAGTTCGTCAAAAGCTCGGTCTGAATTCTTCAAAAAGAATCATCCATTCAGTTCTTCCTGGAAATGTTGAGCTTTGTACCTCAACTGTATTCAAAAAAGATTTTCAAGATAATCCATCACCAAATCAAAGGCTTAATTGTTTAGATGGACATGAGGAAAGTATTTTTAAGAAAAGATCCAGCTGTGATATTGCCCCAGCTTTAGCTCAATCAACTAAGATGGAAAACCAAATCTTCCAACACCTACATGAGTTAGCACCTTCACCAAAGAGAAAATCACCCAAACTAGAGGATAATCCCCTTGATGTAACAATTGCTGATG GTTTTATCAATTCTTTATCTCATAATCAAGAAGGGGTTGGAGTGCTTGAGGAGGACGCATCAACTTCTTcaggagtcaaatctataaatgcaACCAATGATATTAATTTAGTACCTGGTGCTGCTACCATACACGGTAATAATGCTGTTGATGCTGGAATCTCAAATTGCAAAGCAATTTCTGGGAATCACAAGCCATCTTTTCAGAAAAGAGAATCTGAG GATAAAGTGATGGATCCTTCATCTCAACTCAAGCATGAAGATGAGTCGAATATTTCTCAGCATAAAGCTATCCCATCAACAAGAACTGAGGGATCTCCTCCAACTGTGCTTGCAAACTTTCCTTCAACATCTGTATTCTCTAAGGCATCTGATCTGAAGCCTTCCATTGATTCTGTTGCCAAGTATAGCAAGGGTTTTACTTTTCCCTCTATGCCTTCTTCCTTAACTTCTCAACCACCGCCAACACCTACTATGCCAAGACCTTTAGTTCAGAAGCTTGTGACACAAAAAGAACATGGTATGACTCCTTCATTTACCTCAGCCTCCATGGGAGCTAAAAGAGCTTTATTTTCTTTACCTACGACAAAGGACAATTCTCACGCTTCTATGCTAGAAAATGGCACAAG GTTAAGCAATAATTCAACGTCATATGTAGCAGGAATATTTTCCACCATTCCTACACTCGACTTTGGATCTACATCCTTGATCATTTCTTCCACTTTGGCATCTCAACCATTGAATGTAGTCAATGATACAAATTTGGAAGGAAAGCCTCACAATGAATCACCTGTGAATTCAAATAGTTCCAGTCATGATAACACTACACTTTTTAATTTTGGAAGCAAATCCTCTGCATCAGCTGCTGTGTCTCAGTTTCCAGGCACTGACAGTGGCTCTGTTTTAGCAGCAACTAGTCTTCCCAATTCTGCAGTCGGTTCTACTGCTGCATCAAGTCTGCCTCCAGATAGTAGAAACCCATCTTCACTAGCTGCAAAAACATTATCAGATGGAAGCAATAATCTTAATTTCATTTCATCCAAGTCTAATAAGTTAGATTCATTGTATCAGGACAACAGTGCCAACAGCTTGTCTAGTGTTAATGTTACTGGATTTGGTGGAACTCGTGCAACTCAAGTTGAAAGTCCAACCTCACAAAATTCTACCTCAGCAAGTCTGTTCCAATTAACATATGGGAACAAAGTTAACAGTGGATTTGATATGGCAACATCCACAGGCCCAAGCATGGGAAACAGTTCTGCTGCTGTATCAAGTCTGTTTCCTAGTGCTCGAGGGAGCCAATCTGCTTTTTCACCTACTTTATTAGGTGCAAGTGACCATAAGTTTAATTTCAGTTCAACAAAATTTGATAATCTAGCCTTATCGGATCTGCACAATGGTGGCAAAACCTCTCCTCTTGCTACTCCCCCTGGGTTTGCTGGAAAtctttcaactcaagttgaaagtgGAAGCTATGACAGTTTAGCGAGTCAAGTCCAGTCAACATCTGGACACAGAGCTGATGGTTGTGCTGTTTCTGCAGCACCCAGTATTTCAAGCTTTGCAATCACTTCATCTCTTGCATCAAGTCTGTTTCTGCATGCTAGTGGAAGCCAACCAACTGTTGCACCTACAACAATATCTGGTCCAAGCAACAACCTTTTCAGTTTTATTTCTAAACCCAGAGACACTGGCTCTTCGATACTGGATGACAGCCAACAGTCCTTCCCAGGTGTTATTGTTACTGGATTTGGTCGAACTcctccaactcaagttcaaagtgGAACCTCACTTATTTCTAGTAGCTTGACGAGTCAGCCCCAGTCGTTCATCCCCTCTTCAACTATGGGAATGGACATTTCTTCCTCATCGAGTTTGGGCAGCTCATTTTTTGGAACAGTTTGCAATCCTTTCATCTCAAGTTCATCTTTTCCCATGGATGCTGTTTTTTCCAGTCCCTGTACTGCTGCTGCTGCTACTACCTTTCCTTTGGCAACGGTCTCTAATTTGTTTGGTTTGAATTCTAAACCGCCAACGTTGCCTACTTCTGGTCTTTTTGTTTCTAGTGCATCTTCTCAAAATTCTGGATTTCCATTTTCCACACCATTTATATTTAATTCGTCTTCCAATTTGGCATCTTCTTTTAGTTCTGCTGCTAGTACTTCATCAGTCTTTTCTAGACATCCCACATTTGGCTTGCAGAATTCAGCAGCTGGTACCAGCACAGCTGGGGACAATGCGATGAGTATTGAGGAAACTGGAGACAATAACCAGTTAGCGGATAGTATGTTTCAACATTTGGGCCAGCCAGGAACTTCACCAGCTGGACCAGTGTTCAGTGTGCCGGCAGTTCAACCTGCTTCACCAGTCTCTCAGTTTGCTGGTCAACAGAATTTCCCGTCTCCAGTTCCTCCAAAATTTCAACCATCTGGCAGTGTGGAGTTCCCTCAAGGAGGAAGCTTTGCCTTTGGCAGTGGTGGTGGTGGTGTTGACAAATCCAGCCGCCGAATAATAAGGGTTAGAAAAGACAAGATGCGGAAAAAATAG
- the LOC122042567 gene encoding nuclear pore complex protein NUP1-like isoform X2, with translation MEMRPYGGGIGGKLRRKPLRKVAKTPYDRPATSVSGIRDPEEGSWLGRLVNSVSRLFSSVLPKRLSARPVQGVPVIGGTSLSQSAQVTGAISHELSGELPENKINNQNIAANNPADNTILEFEQFIKQKSFTRAQCEHLISILQSRIVDSDSKKSGASGMKNDDVVVPLRATISHQESIPDDHTVPSVELAREYMRFKISNASPLHQNLQNHMFHENKQVQSNSNSAKKFSLNGQKPPILSHVSAEIPENKYFTPGSVRTSGIYKMAGSSYVKGEGSSKDGYVGSLSLKTSGTNQNVGQVLKRRNSTLYDKFRSTCPIRRVRQKLGLNSSKRIIHSVLPGNVELCTSTVFKKDFQDNPSPNQRLNCLDGHEESIFKKRSSCDIAPALAQSTKMENQIFQHLHELAPSPKRKSPKLEDNPLDVTIADGFINSLSHNQEGVGVLEEDASTSSGVKSINATNDINLVPGAATIHGNNAVDAGISNCKAISGNHKPSFQKRESEDKVMDPSSQLKHEDESNISQHKAIPSTRTEGSPPTVLANFPSTSVFSKASDLKPSIDSVAKYSKGFTFPSMPSSLTSQPPPTPTMPRPLVQKLVTQKEHGMTPSFTSASMGAKRALFSLPTTKDNSHASMLENGTRLSNNSTSYVAGIFSTIPTLDFGSTSLIISSTLASQPLNVVNDTNLEGKPHNESPVNSNSSSHDNTTLFNFGSKSSASAAVSQFPGTDSGSVLAATSLPNSAVGSTAASSLPPDSRNPSSLAAKTLSDGSNNLNFISSKSNKLDSLYQDNSANSLSSVNVTGFGGTRATQVESPTSQNSTSASLFQLTYGNKVNSGFDMATSTGPSMGNSSAAVSSLFPSARGSQSAFSPTLLGASDHKFNFSSTKFDNLALSDLHNGGKTSPLATPPGFAGNLSTQVESGSYDSLASQVQSTSGHRADGCAVSAAPSISSFAITSSLASSLFLHASGSQPTVAPTTISGPSNNLFSFISKPRDTGSSILDDSQQSFPGVIVTGFGRTPPTQVQSGTSLISSSLTSQPQSFIPSSTMGMDISSSSSLGSSFFGTVCNPFISSSSFPMDAVFSSPCTAAAATTFPLATNSAAGTSTAGDNAMSIEETGDNNQLADSMFQHLGQPGTSPAGPVFSVPAVQPASPVSQFAGQQNFPSPVPPKFQPSGSVEFPQGGSFAFGSGGGGVDKSSRRIIRVRKDKMRKK, from the exons ATGGAGATGCGGCCATACGGGGGCGGGATCGGAGGGAAGCTTCGCCGGAAGCCGCTCCGTAAGGTGGCGAAAACGCCATACGACCGACCGGCGACCTCCGTCTCCGGCATCAGGGATCCCGAGGAGGGAAGCTGGCTGGGGAGGCTCGTCAATAGCGTGTCCAGACTCTTCTCCTCGGTGTTGCCCAAACGTCTTTCTGCGAGGCCGGTCCAGGGAGTTCCAGTTATAG GTGGGACCTCTTTGTCTCAATCTGCACAAGTTACTGGAGCAATTTCTCAT GAGCTCTCAGGTGAACTACCAGAAAATAAAATCAACAACCAAAACATTGCAGCAAATAATCCTGCAGACAATACAATTTTGGAATTTGAACAATTTATTAAGCAGAAAAGCTTCACAAG AGCTCAATGTGAGCATTTGATAAGTATACTGCAGTCAAGAATTGTTGATTCAGATTCGAAGAAATCTGGAGCAAGTGGCATGAAAAATGATGACGTAGTTGTTCCTCTGCGAGCAACAATATCTCACCAGGAATCT ATTCCTGATGATCATACTGTTCCATCAGTCGAACTTGCAAGAGAATATATGCGCTTCAAGATCTCAAATGCATCTCCTTTGCATCAAAATTTGCAGAACCATATGTTTCATGAGAATAAACAAGTGCAAAGTAATTCAAATTCAGCAAAAAAGTTCAGCCTTAATGGTCAAAAGCCTCCCATTCTATCTCATGTATCTGCTGAGATTCCTGAAAATAAGTATTTCACTCCAGGATCTGTTCGAACATCTGGAATCTATAAAATGGCAGGGTCTTCTTATGTTAAG GGTGAGGGATCTTCCAAAGATGGTTATGTTGGGTCCTTGTCTCTTAAGACATCAGGCACCAATCAAAATGTGGGACAG GTGTTGAAACGAAGAAATTCAACATTGTACGATAAatttcgatcaacttgtcccatacgAAGAGTTCGTCAAAAGCTCGGTCTGAATTCTTCAAAAAGAATCATCCATTCAGTTCTTCCTGGAAATGTTGAGCTTTGTACCTCAACTGTATTCAAAAAAGATTTTCAAGATAATCCATCACCAAATCAAAGGCTTAATTGTTTAGATGGACATGAGGAAAGTATTTTTAAGAAAAGATCCAGCTGTGATATTGCCCCAGCTTTAGCTCAATCAACTAAGATGGAAAACCAAATCTTCCAACACCTACATGAGTTAGCACCTTCACCAAAGAGAAAATCACCCAAACTAGAGGATAATCCCCTTGATGTAACAATTGCTGATG GTTTTATCAATTCTTTATCTCATAATCAAGAAGGGGTTGGAGTGCTTGAGGAGGACGCATCAACTTCTTcaggagtcaaatctataaatgcaACCAATGATATTAATTTAGTACCTGGTGCTGCTACCATACACGGTAATAATGCTGTTGATGCTGGAATCTCAAATTGCAAAGCAATTTCTGGGAATCACAAGCCATCTTTTCAGAAAAGAGAATCTGAG GATAAAGTGATGGATCCTTCATCTCAACTCAAGCATGAAGATGAGTCGAATATTTCTCAGCATAAAGCTATCCCATCAACAAGAACTGAGGGATCTCCTCCAACTGTGCTTGCAAACTTTCCTTCAACATCTGTATTCTCTAAGGCATCTGATCTGAAGCCTTCCATTGATTCTGTTGCCAAGTATAGCAAGGGTTTTACTTTTCCCTCTATGCCTTCTTCCTTAACTTCTCAACCACCGCCAACACCTACTATGCCAAGACCTTTAGTTCAGAAGCTTGTGACACAAAAAGAACATGGTATGACTCCTTCATTTACCTCAGCCTCCATGGGAGCTAAAAGAGCTTTATTTTCTTTACCTACGACAAAGGACAATTCTCACGCTTCTATGCTAGAAAATGGCACAAG GTTAAGCAATAATTCAACGTCATATGTAGCAGGAATATTTTCCACCATTCCTACACTCGACTTTGGATCTACATCCTTGATCATTTCTTCCACTTTGGCATCTCAACCATTGAATGTAGTCAATGATACAAATTTGGAAGGAAAGCCTCACAATGAATCACCTGTGAATTCAAATAGTTCCAGTCATGATAACACTACACTTTTTAATTTTGGAAGCAAATCCTCTGCATCAGCTGCTGTGTCTCAGTTTCCAGGCACTGACAGTGGCTCTGTTTTAGCAGCAACTAGTCTTCCCAATTCTGCAGTCGGTTCTACTGCTGCATCAAGTCTGCCTCCAGATAGTAGAAACCCATCTTCACTAGCTGCAAAAACATTATCAGATGGAAGCAATAATCTTAATTTCATTTCATCCAAGTCTAATAAGTTAGATTCATTGTATCAGGACAACAGTGCCAACAGCTTGTCTAGTGTTAATGTTACTGGATTTGGTGGAACTCGTGCAACTCAAGTTGAAAGTCCAACCTCACAAAATTCTACCTCAGCAAGTCTGTTCCAATTAACATATGGGAACAAAGTTAACAGTGGATTTGATATGGCAACATCCACAGGCCCAAGCATGGGAAACAGTTCTGCTGCTGTATCAAGTCTGTTTCCTAGTGCTCGAGGGAGCCAATCTGCTTTTTCACCTACTTTATTAGGTGCAAGTGACCATAAGTTTAATTTCAGTTCAACAAAATTTGATAATCTAGCCTTATCGGATCTGCACAATGGTGGCAAAACCTCTCCTCTTGCTACTCCCCCTGGGTTTGCTGGAAAtctttcaactcaagttgaaagtgGAAGCTATGACAGTTTAGCGAGTCAAGTCCAGTCAACATCTGGACACAGAGCTGATGGTTGTGCTGTTTCTGCAGCACCCAGTATTTCAAGCTTTGCAATCACTTCATCTCTTGCATCAAGTCTGTTTCTGCATGCTAGTGGAAGCCAACCAACTGTTGCACCTACAACAATATCTGGTCCAAGCAACAACCTTTTCAGTTTTATTTCTAAACCCAGAGACACTGGCTCTTCGATACTGGATGACAGCCAACAGTCCTTCCCAGGTGTTATTGTTACTGGATTTGGTCGAACTcctccaactcaagttcaaagtgGAACCTCACTTATTTCTAGTAGCTTGACGAGTCAGCCCCAGTCGTTCATCCCCTCTTCAACTATGGGAATGGACATTTCTTCCTCATCGAGTTTGGGCAGCTCATTTTTTGGAACAGTTTGCAATCCTTTCATCTCAAGTTCATCTTTTCCCATGGATGCTGTTTTTTCCAGTCCCTGTACTGCTGCTGCTGCTACTACCTTTCCTTTGGCAACG AATTCAGCAGCTGGTACCAGCACAGCTGGGGACAATGCGATGAGTATTGAGGAAACTGGAGACAATAACCAGTTAGCGGATAGTATGTTTCAACATTTGGGCCAGCCAGGAACTTCACCAGCTGGACCAGTGTTCAGTGTGCCGGCAGTTCAACCTGCTTCACCAGTCTCTCAGTTTGCTGGTCAACAGAATTTCCCGTCTCCAGTTCCTCCAAAATTTCAACCATCTGGCAGTGTGGAGTTCCCTCAAGGAGGAAGCTTTGCCTTTGGCAGTGGTGGTGGTGGTGTTGACAAATCCAGCCGCCGAATAATAAGGGTTAGAAAAGACAAGATGCGGAAAAAATAG
- the LOC122042567 gene encoding nuclear pore complex protein NUP1-like isoform X5, giving the protein MEMRPYGGGIGGKLRRKPLRKVAKTPYDRPATSVSGIRDPEEGSWLGRLVNSVSRLFSSVLPKRLSARPVQGVPVIGGTSLSQSAQVTGAISHELSGELPENKINNQNIAANNPADNTILEFEQFIKQKSFTRAQCEHLISILQSRIVDSDSKKSGASGMKNDDVVVPLRATISHQESIPDDHTVPSVELAREYMRFKISNASPLHQNLQNHMFHENKQVQSNSNSAKKFSLNGQKPPILSHVSAEIPENKYFTPGSVRTSGIYKMAGSSYVKGEGSSKDGYVGSLSLKTSGTNQNVGQVLKRRNSTLYDKFRSTCPIRRVRQKLGLNSSKRIIHSVLPGNVELCTSTVFKKDFQDNPSPNQRLNCLDGHEESIFKKRSSCDIAPALAQSTKMENQIFQHLHELAPSPKRKSPKLEDNPLDVTIADGFINSLSHNQEGVGVLEEDASTSSGVKSINATNDINLVPGAATIHGNNAVDAGISNCKAISGNHKPSFQKRESEDKVMDPSSQLKHEDESNISQHKAIPSTRTEGSPPTVLANFPSTSVFSKASDLKPSIDSVAKYSKGFTFPSMPSSLTSQPPPTPTMPRPLVQKLVTQKEHGMTPSFTSASMGAKRALFSLPTTKDNSHASMLENGTRLSNNSTSYVAGIFSTIPTLDFGSTSLIISSTLASQPLNVVNDTNLEGKPHNESPVNSNSSSHDNTTLFNFGSKSSASAAVSQFPGTDSGSVLAATSLPNSAVGSTAASSLPPDSRNPSSLAAKTLSDGSNNLNFISSKSNKLDSLYQDNSANSLSSVNVTGFGGTRATQVESPTSQNSTSASLFQLTYGNKVNSGFDMATSTGPSMGNSSAAVSSLFPSARGSQSAFSPTLLGASDHKFNFSSTKFDNLALSDLHNGGKTSPLATPPGFAGNLSTQVESGSYDSLASQVQSTSGHRADGCAVSAAPSISSFAITSSLASSLFLHASGSQPTVAPTTISGPSNNLFSFISKPRDTGSSILDDSQQSFPGVIVTGFGRTPPTQVQSGTSLISSSLTSQPQSFIPSSTMGMDISSSSSLGSSFFGTVCNPFISSSSFPMDAVFSSPCTAAAATTFPLATVSNLFEFSSWYQHSWGQCDEY; this is encoded by the exons ATGGAGATGCGGCCATACGGGGGCGGGATCGGAGGGAAGCTTCGCCGGAAGCCGCTCCGTAAGGTGGCGAAAACGCCATACGACCGACCGGCGACCTCCGTCTCCGGCATCAGGGATCCCGAGGAGGGAAGCTGGCTGGGGAGGCTCGTCAATAGCGTGTCCAGACTCTTCTCCTCGGTGTTGCCCAAACGTCTTTCTGCGAGGCCGGTCCAGGGAGTTCCAGTTATAG GTGGGACCTCTTTGTCTCAATCTGCACAAGTTACTGGAGCAATTTCTCAT GAGCTCTCAGGTGAACTACCAGAAAATAAAATCAACAACCAAAACATTGCAGCAAATAATCCTGCAGACAATACAATTTTGGAATTTGAACAATTTATTAAGCAGAAAAGCTTCACAAG AGCTCAATGTGAGCATTTGATAAGTATACTGCAGTCAAGAATTGTTGATTCAGATTCGAAGAAATCTGGAGCAAGTGGCATGAAAAATGATGACGTAGTTGTTCCTCTGCGAGCAACAATATCTCACCAGGAATCT ATTCCTGATGATCATACTGTTCCATCAGTCGAACTTGCAAGAGAATATATGCGCTTCAAGATCTCAAATGCATCTCCTTTGCATCAAAATTTGCAGAACCATATGTTTCATGAGAATAAACAAGTGCAAAGTAATTCAAATTCAGCAAAAAAGTTCAGCCTTAATGGTCAAAAGCCTCCCATTCTATCTCATGTATCTGCTGAGATTCCTGAAAATAAGTATTTCACTCCAGGATCTGTTCGAACATCTGGAATCTATAAAATGGCAGGGTCTTCTTATGTTAAG GGTGAGGGATCTTCCAAAGATGGTTATGTTGGGTCCTTGTCTCTTAAGACATCAGGCACCAATCAAAATGTGGGACAG GTGTTGAAACGAAGAAATTCAACATTGTACGATAAatttcgatcaacttgtcccatacgAAGAGTTCGTCAAAAGCTCGGTCTGAATTCTTCAAAAAGAATCATCCATTCAGTTCTTCCTGGAAATGTTGAGCTTTGTACCTCAACTGTATTCAAAAAAGATTTTCAAGATAATCCATCACCAAATCAAAGGCTTAATTGTTTAGATGGACATGAGGAAAGTATTTTTAAGAAAAGATCCAGCTGTGATATTGCCCCAGCTTTAGCTCAATCAACTAAGATGGAAAACCAAATCTTCCAACACCTACATGAGTTAGCACCTTCACCAAAGAGAAAATCACCCAAACTAGAGGATAATCCCCTTGATGTAACAATTGCTGATG GTTTTATCAATTCTTTATCTCATAATCAAGAAGGGGTTGGAGTGCTTGAGGAGGACGCATCAACTTCTTcaggagtcaaatctataaatgcaACCAATGATATTAATTTAGTACCTGGTGCTGCTACCATACACGGTAATAATGCTGTTGATGCTGGAATCTCAAATTGCAAAGCAATTTCTGGGAATCACAAGCCATCTTTTCAGAAAAGAGAATCTGAG GATAAAGTGATGGATCCTTCATCTCAACTCAAGCATGAAGATGAGTCGAATATTTCTCAGCATAAAGCTATCCCATCAACAAGAACTGAGGGATCTCCTCCAACTGTGCTTGCAAACTTTCCTTCAACATCTGTATTCTCTAAGGCATCTGATCTGAAGCCTTCCATTGATTCTGTTGCCAAGTATAGCAAGGGTTTTACTTTTCCCTCTATGCCTTCTTCCTTAACTTCTCAACCACCGCCAACACCTACTATGCCAAGACCTTTAGTTCAGAAGCTTGTGACACAAAAAGAACATGGTATGACTCCTTCATTTACCTCAGCCTCCATGGGAGCTAAAAGAGCTTTATTTTCTTTACCTACGACAAAGGACAATTCTCACGCTTCTATGCTAGAAAATGGCACAAG GTTAAGCAATAATTCAACGTCATATGTAGCAGGAATATTTTCCACCATTCCTACACTCGACTTTGGATCTACATCCTTGATCATTTCTTCCACTTTGGCATCTCAACCATTGAATGTAGTCAATGATACAAATTTGGAAGGAAAGCCTCACAATGAATCACCTGTGAATTCAAATAGTTCCAGTCATGATAACACTACACTTTTTAATTTTGGAAGCAAATCCTCTGCATCAGCTGCTGTGTCTCAGTTTCCAGGCACTGACAGTGGCTCTGTTTTAGCAGCAACTAGTCTTCCCAATTCTGCAGTCGGTTCTACTGCTGCATCAAGTCTGCCTCCAGATAGTAGAAACCCATCTTCACTAGCTGCAAAAACATTATCAGATGGAAGCAATAATCTTAATTTCATTTCATCCAAGTCTAATAAGTTAGATTCATTGTATCAGGACAACAGTGCCAACAGCTTGTCTAGTGTTAATGTTACTGGATTTGGTGGAACTCGTGCAACTCAAGTTGAAAGTCCAACCTCACAAAATTCTACCTCAGCAAGTCTGTTCCAATTAACATATGGGAACAAAGTTAACAGTGGATTTGATATGGCAACATCCACAGGCCCAAGCATGGGAAACAGTTCTGCTGCTGTATCAAGTCTGTTTCCTAGTGCTCGAGGGAGCCAATCTGCTTTTTCACCTACTTTATTAGGTGCAAGTGACCATAAGTTTAATTTCAGTTCAACAAAATTTGATAATCTAGCCTTATCGGATCTGCACAATGGTGGCAAAACCTCTCCTCTTGCTACTCCCCCTGGGTTTGCTGGAAAtctttcaactcaagttgaaagtgGAAGCTATGACAGTTTAGCGAGTCAAGTCCAGTCAACATCTGGACACAGAGCTGATGGTTGTGCTGTTTCTGCAGCACCCAGTATTTCAAGCTTTGCAATCACTTCATCTCTTGCATCAAGTCTGTTTCTGCATGCTAGTGGAAGCCAACCAACTGTTGCACCTACAACAATATCTGGTCCAAGCAACAACCTTTTCAGTTTTATTTCTAAACCCAGAGACACTGGCTCTTCGATACTGGATGACAGCCAACAGTCCTTCCCAGGTGTTATTGTTACTGGATTTGGTCGAACTcctccaactcaagttcaaagtgGAACCTCACTTATTTCTAGTAGCTTGACGAGTCAGCCCCAGTCGTTCATCCCCTCTTCAACTATGGGAATGGACATTTCTTCCTCATCGAGTTTGGGCAGCTCATTTTTTGGAACAGTTTGCAATCCTTTCATCTCAAGTTCATCTTTTCCCATGGATGCTGTTTTTTCCAGTCCCTGTACTGCTGCTGCTGCTACTACCTTTCCTTTGGCAACGGTCTCTAATTTGTTTG AATTCAGCAGCTGGTACCAGCACAGCTGGGGACAATGCGATGAGTATTGA